One window of Erinaceus europaeus chromosome 6, mEriEur2.1, whole genome shotgun sequence genomic DNA carries:
- the SART3 gene encoding squamous cell carcinoma antigen recognized by T-cells 3 isoform X2, producing the protein MATAAAASASEPEAEAPAGPQAEGEEDEVNADGSRRKVLSRAVAAATYKAAGPGCEAPEEGVSDSGGDEEDYAMASSAESSPGECEWEYDDDEEKNQLEIERLEEQLSINVFDYNCHVDLIRLLRLEGELTKVRAARQKMSEIFPLTEELWLEWLHDEINMALDGVDREQVYELFERAVKDYICPDIWLEYGQYSVGGIGQKGGLEKVRSVFERALSSVGLHMTKGLAIWEAYREFESAVVEAARPMADFLTPSDREQTFDSQLEKVHSLFRRQLAIPLYDMEATFAEYEEWSEDPIPEVVAQSYAKALQQLEKYKPYEEALLRAEAPRLAEYQAYIEFEMKGGDPARIQLIFERALVENCLVPDLWIRYSQYLDRQLKVKDLVLSVHSRAVRNCPWTVALWSRYLLAMERHGAEHQVISATFEKALSAGFIQATDYVEIWQTYLDYLRRRVDFKQDSSKELEELRSAFTRALEYLKQEVEERFSESGDPSCVIMQNWARIEARLCSNMQKARELWDSIMTKGNAKYANMWLEYYSLERAHGDTQHCRKALHRAVQCTSDYPEHVCEVLLTMERTEGTLEDWDIAVQKTETRLARVSEQRIKAAEKEAALALQEEEKAEQRKRTRAEKKALKRKKKPRGADKHKADEDEEEEEWGDDEEEQPNKRRKLENSVPPASDAQDQEAEMGLFGRSAPTDAKAPSKQERAAALKRDVPKVAHDSTKDSVTVFVSNLPYSLAEPDAKLRPLFEACGEVAEIRPIFSNRGDFRGYCYVEFKEEKSALQALGLDRKVVEGRPMFVSPCVDKSKNPDFKVFRYSTALEKHKLFISGLPFSCTKEELEELCEVHGTVKDIRLVTNRAGKPKGLAYVEYESESQASQAVIKMDGTTIRENTIKVAISNPPQRKVPEKPEARKGPAGPMVPRQMRGKGRTQLSLLPRALQRPGAPAPQAENGPAPKPAAPASTATEAPMMSNADFAKLLLRK; encoded by the exons GGGTCGAGGAGGAAAGTCTTGTCGCGGGCTGTGGCCGCTGCCACGTACAAGGCCGCGGGGCCGGGGTGCGAGGCGCCGGAGGAAGGCGTGAGCGACAGCGGTGGAGACGAGGAGGACTACGCCATGGCCTCCTCGGCCGAGAGCTCCCCCGGGGAGTGCGAGTGGGAGTACGACGACGACGAGGAGAAGAACCAGCTGGAGATCGAGCGTCTGGAGGAGCAG ctgTCCATCAACGTCTTTGACTACAACTGCCACGTGGACCTGATCCGGCTGCTGCGGCTGGAGGGGGAGCTCACCAAAGTGAGGGCGGCCCGCCAGAAGATGAGCGAGATCTTCCCCTTGACTGAAG AGCTCTGGCTGGAGTGGCTGCACGACGAGATCAACATGGCCCTGGACGGCGTGGACCGAGAGCAAGTGTACGAACTCTTTGAGAGAGCCGTCAAGGATTATATCT GTCCTGATATTTGGCTCGAGTATGGCCAGTACTCAGTTGGTGGGATTGGTCAGAAAGGCGGCCTTGAAAAGGTCCGATCTGTGTTCGAAAGGGCTCTCTCATCTGTTGGCCTGCACATGACCAAAGGACTCGCCATCTGGGAGGCTTATCGCGAATTTGAAAGTGCGGTAGTGGAAGCTGCCCGG CCCATGGCTGACTTCCTTACCCCTTCTGACCGGGAACAAACCTTTGATTCACAGCTTGAGAAAGTCCACAGTCTCTTCCGGAGGCAACTGGCGATCCCCCTCTATG ATATGGAGGCCACGTTTGCAGAGTACGAAGAGTGGTCAGAAGACCCGATACCAGAGGTGGTGGCGCAGAGCTATGCCAAAGCACTCCAGCAGCTGGAGAAGTACAAGCCCTACGAGGAGGCTCTG CTGCGAGCAGAGGCTCCCCGGCTGGCCGAGTACCAAGCCTACATCGAGTTTGAGATGAAGGGCGGCGATCCTGCTCGCATCCAGTTGATCTTTGAGCGTGCCCTGGTGGAGAACTGCCTGGTCCCCGACTTATGGATCCGTTACAGTCAGTACCTA GATCGGCAGCTGAAAGTGAAGGACCTGGTTTTATCTGTGCACAGCCGAGCTGTTAGGAACTGCCCCTGGACAGTCGCCTTGTGGAGTCGGTACCTCTTGGCCATGGAAAGACACGGCGCCGAACATCAAGTCATTTCTG CAACCTTTGAGAAAGCTCTTAGTGCCGGCTTCATCCAGGCTACTGACTATGTGGAGATCTGGCAGACCTACCTTGATTACCTGCGGAGAAGGGTTGATTTCAAGCAAG ATTCCAGTAAAGAACTGGAGGAGTTGAGGTCTGCGTTCACTCGTGCTTTGGAGTATCTGAAACAGGAGGTAGAAGAGC GTTTCAGCGAGAGTGGAGACCCGAGCTGCGTGATCATGCAGAACTGGGCTAGGATTGAG GCTCGACTGTGCAGTAACATGCAGAAGGCTCGGGAACTCTGGGACAGCATCATGACCAAAGGCAACGCCAAGTATGCCAACATGTGGCTTGAGTACTACAGCCTGGAAAG GGCACACGGAGACACCCAGCACTGCAGGAAAGCCCTGCATCGCGCCGTCCAGTGCACCAGTGACTACCCAGAGCACGTCTGCGAGGTGCTGCTCACCATGGAGCGCACAGAAG GAACTTTGGAAGACTGGGATATAGCTGTCCAGAAAACCGAAACGCGACTAGCTCGTGTCAGTGAGCAGAGAATAAAG GCTGCAGAGAAGGAAGCGGCCCTGGCCCTGcaggaggaagaaaaggcagaacaGCGGAAGCGTACCCGGGCTGAGAAGAAAGCgctgaagaggaagaagaagcccAGAGGTGCAGACAAGCACAAAGCAgatgaggacgaggaggaggaggagtggggcGACGACGAGGAGG AGCAGCCTAACAAGCGCAGAAAGCTTGAGAACAGCGTTCCTCCCGCCAGCGACGCCCAGGACCAGGAGGCGGAAATGGGGCTCTTTGGGAGAAGTGCACCCACAGACGCCAAGGCCCCCTCAAAGCAGGAGAGGGCGGCCGCCCTGAAGAGGGACGTGCCCAAGGTGGCCCACGATAGCACTAAGGACAGCGTCACCGTCTTCGTCAGCAACCTGCCCTACAGCCTGGCTGAGCCGGACGCCAAGCTCCGGCCGCTCTTCGAGGCCTGCGGGGAGGTGGCAGAGATCCGGCCCATCTTCAGCAACCGCGGGGACTTCCGGGGCTACTGCTACGTGGAGTTTAAAGAGGAGAAGTCGGCCTTGCAGGCGCTGGGATTGGACCGCAAGGTCGTGGAAGGGAGACCCATGTTTGTTTCCCCCTGTGTGGATAAGAGCAAGAACCCCGATTTCAAG GTGTTCAGGTACAGCACGGCCCTGGAGAAGCACAAGCTGTTCATCTCGGGACTGCCGTTCTCCTGCACCaaggaggagctggaggagcTGTGTGAGGTGCACGGCACCGTGAAGGACATCCGGCTTGTGACCAACCGGGCCGGCAAACCCAAG GGCCTGGCTTACGTGGAGTATGAGAGCGAGTCCCAGGCGTCACAGGCTGTGATCAAGATGGACGGCACGACCATCAGGGAAAACACCATCAAGGTGGCCATCAGCAACCCCCCTCAGAGGAAAGTTCCAGAGAAGCCGGAAGCCAGGAAAGGCCCGGCTGGCCCCATGGTGCCGCGGCAGAT GCGGGGGAAGGGACGGACCCAGCTCTCTCTGCTGCCCCGAGCCCTGCAGCGCCCGGGCGCCCCCGCTCCTCAGGCCGAGAACGGCCCTGCCCCGAAGCCAGCTGCTCCCGCCTCCACGGCCACGGAGGCTCCCATGATGTCCAACGCCGACTTTGCCAAGTTGCTCCTGAGGAAGTGA
- the SART3 gene encoding squamous cell carcinoma antigen recognized by T-cells 3 isoform X1, whose product MATAAAASASEPEAEAPAGPQAEGEEDEVNADGSRRKVLSRAVAAATYKAAGPGCEAPEEGVSDSGGDEEDYAMASSAESSPGECEWEYDDDEEKNQLEIERLEEQLSINVFDYNCHVDLIRLLRLEGELTKVRAARQKMSEIFPLTEELWLEWLHDEINMALDGVDREQVYELFERAVKDYICPDIWLEYGQYSVGGIGQKGGLEKVRSVFERALSSVGLHMTKGLAIWEAYREFESAVVEAARPMADFLTPSDREQTFDSQLEKVHSLFRRQLAIPLYDMEATFAEYEEWSEDPIPEVVAQSYAKALQQLEKYKPYEEALLRAEAPRLAEYQAYIEFEMKGGDPARIQLIFERALVENCLVPDLWIRYSQYLDRQLKVKDLVLSVHSRAVRNCPWTVALWSRYLLAMERHGAEHQVISATFEKALSAGFIQATDYVEIWQTYLDYLRRRVDFKQDSSKELEELRSAFTRALEYLKQEVEERFSESGDPSCVIMQNWARIEARLCSNMQKARELWDSIMTKGNAKYANMWLEYYSLERAHGDTQHCRKALHRAVQCTSDYPEHVCEVLLTMERTEGTLEDWDIAVQKTETRLARVSEQRIKAAEKEAALALQEEEKAEQRKRTRAEKKALKRKKKPRGADKHKADEDEEEEEWGDDEEEQPNKRRKLENSVPPASDAQDQEAEMGLFGRSAPTDAKAPSKQERAAALKRDVPKVAHDSTKDSVTVFVSNLPYSLAEPDAKLRPLFEACGEVAEIRPIFSNRGDFRGYCYVEFKEEKSALQALGLDRKVVEGRPMFVSPCVDKSKNPDFKVFRYSTALEKHKLFISGLPFSCTKEELEELCEVHGTVKDIRLVTNRAGKPKGLAYVEYESESQASQAVIKMDGTTIRENTIKVAISNPPQRKVPEKPEARKGPAGPMVPRQMYGARGKGRTQLSLLPRALQRPGAPAPQAENGPAPKPAAPASTATEAPMMSNADFAKLLLRK is encoded by the exons GGGTCGAGGAGGAAAGTCTTGTCGCGGGCTGTGGCCGCTGCCACGTACAAGGCCGCGGGGCCGGGGTGCGAGGCGCCGGAGGAAGGCGTGAGCGACAGCGGTGGAGACGAGGAGGACTACGCCATGGCCTCCTCGGCCGAGAGCTCCCCCGGGGAGTGCGAGTGGGAGTACGACGACGACGAGGAGAAGAACCAGCTGGAGATCGAGCGTCTGGAGGAGCAG ctgTCCATCAACGTCTTTGACTACAACTGCCACGTGGACCTGATCCGGCTGCTGCGGCTGGAGGGGGAGCTCACCAAAGTGAGGGCGGCCCGCCAGAAGATGAGCGAGATCTTCCCCTTGACTGAAG AGCTCTGGCTGGAGTGGCTGCACGACGAGATCAACATGGCCCTGGACGGCGTGGACCGAGAGCAAGTGTACGAACTCTTTGAGAGAGCCGTCAAGGATTATATCT GTCCTGATATTTGGCTCGAGTATGGCCAGTACTCAGTTGGTGGGATTGGTCAGAAAGGCGGCCTTGAAAAGGTCCGATCTGTGTTCGAAAGGGCTCTCTCATCTGTTGGCCTGCACATGACCAAAGGACTCGCCATCTGGGAGGCTTATCGCGAATTTGAAAGTGCGGTAGTGGAAGCTGCCCGG CCCATGGCTGACTTCCTTACCCCTTCTGACCGGGAACAAACCTTTGATTCACAGCTTGAGAAAGTCCACAGTCTCTTCCGGAGGCAACTGGCGATCCCCCTCTATG ATATGGAGGCCACGTTTGCAGAGTACGAAGAGTGGTCAGAAGACCCGATACCAGAGGTGGTGGCGCAGAGCTATGCCAAAGCACTCCAGCAGCTGGAGAAGTACAAGCCCTACGAGGAGGCTCTG CTGCGAGCAGAGGCTCCCCGGCTGGCCGAGTACCAAGCCTACATCGAGTTTGAGATGAAGGGCGGCGATCCTGCTCGCATCCAGTTGATCTTTGAGCGTGCCCTGGTGGAGAACTGCCTGGTCCCCGACTTATGGATCCGTTACAGTCAGTACCTA GATCGGCAGCTGAAAGTGAAGGACCTGGTTTTATCTGTGCACAGCCGAGCTGTTAGGAACTGCCCCTGGACAGTCGCCTTGTGGAGTCGGTACCTCTTGGCCATGGAAAGACACGGCGCCGAACATCAAGTCATTTCTG CAACCTTTGAGAAAGCTCTTAGTGCCGGCTTCATCCAGGCTACTGACTATGTGGAGATCTGGCAGACCTACCTTGATTACCTGCGGAGAAGGGTTGATTTCAAGCAAG ATTCCAGTAAAGAACTGGAGGAGTTGAGGTCTGCGTTCACTCGTGCTTTGGAGTATCTGAAACAGGAGGTAGAAGAGC GTTTCAGCGAGAGTGGAGACCCGAGCTGCGTGATCATGCAGAACTGGGCTAGGATTGAG GCTCGACTGTGCAGTAACATGCAGAAGGCTCGGGAACTCTGGGACAGCATCATGACCAAAGGCAACGCCAAGTATGCCAACATGTGGCTTGAGTACTACAGCCTGGAAAG GGCACACGGAGACACCCAGCACTGCAGGAAAGCCCTGCATCGCGCCGTCCAGTGCACCAGTGACTACCCAGAGCACGTCTGCGAGGTGCTGCTCACCATGGAGCGCACAGAAG GAACTTTGGAAGACTGGGATATAGCTGTCCAGAAAACCGAAACGCGACTAGCTCGTGTCAGTGAGCAGAGAATAAAG GCTGCAGAGAAGGAAGCGGCCCTGGCCCTGcaggaggaagaaaaggcagaacaGCGGAAGCGTACCCGGGCTGAGAAGAAAGCgctgaagaggaagaagaagcccAGAGGTGCAGACAAGCACAAAGCAgatgaggacgaggaggaggaggagtggggcGACGACGAGGAGG AGCAGCCTAACAAGCGCAGAAAGCTTGAGAACAGCGTTCCTCCCGCCAGCGACGCCCAGGACCAGGAGGCGGAAATGGGGCTCTTTGGGAGAAGTGCACCCACAGACGCCAAGGCCCCCTCAAAGCAGGAGAGGGCGGCCGCCCTGAAGAGGGACGTGCCCAAGGTGGCCCACGATAGCACTAAGGACAGCGTCACCGTCTTCGTCAGCAACCTGCCCTACAGCCTGGCTGAGCCGGACGCCAAGCTCCGGCCGCTCTTCGAGGCCTGCGGGGAGGTGGCAGAGATCCGGCCCATCTTCAGCAACCGCGGGGACTTCCGGGGCTACTGCTACGTGGAGTTTAAAGAGGAGAAGTCGGCCTTGCAGGCGCTGGGATTGGACCGCAAGGTCGTGGAAGGGAGACCCATGTTTGTTTCCCCCTGTGTGGATAAGAGCAAGAACCCCGATTTCAAG GTGTTCAGGTACAGCACGGCCCTGGAGAAGCACAAGCTGTTCATCTCGGGACTGCCGTTCTCCTGCACCaaggaggagctggaggagcTGTGTGAGGTGCACGGCACCGTGAAGGACATCCGGCTTGTGACCAACCGGGCCGGCAAACCCAAG GGCCTGGCTTACGTGGAGTATGAGAGCGAGTCCCAGGCGTCACAGGCTGTGATCAAGATGGACGGCACGACCATCAGGGAAAACACCATCAAGGTGGCCATCAGCAACCCCCCTCAGAGGAAAGTTCCAGAGAAGCCGGAAGCCAGGAAAGGCCCGGCTGGCCCCATGGTGCCGCGGCAGATGTACGGAGC GCGGGGGAAGGGACGGACCCAGCTCTCTCTGCTGCCCCGAGCCCTGCAGCGCCCGGGCGCCCCCGCTCCTCAGGCCGAGAACGGCCCTGCCCCGAAGCCAGCTGCTCCCGCCTCCACGGCCACGGAGGCTCCCATGATGTCCAACGCCGACTTTGCCAAGTTGCTCCTGAGGAAGTGA
- the SART3 gene encoding squamous cell carcinoma antigen recognized by T-cells 3 isoform X3 yields the protein MATAAAASASEPEAEAPAGPQAEGEEDEVNADGSRRKVLSRAVAAATYKAAGPGCEAPEEGVSDSGGDEEDYAMASSAESSPGECEWEYDDDEEKNQLEIERLEEQLSINVFDYNCHVDLIRLLRLEGELTKVRAARQKMSEIFPLTEELWLEWLHDEINMALDGVDREQVYELFERAVKDYICPDIWLEYGQYSVGGIGQKGGLEKVRSVFERALSSVGLHMTKGLAIWEAYREFESAVVEAARLEKVHSLFRRQLAIPLYDMEATFAEYEEWSEDPIPEVVAQSYAKALQQLEKYKPYEEALLRAEAPRLAEYQAYIEFEMKGGDPARIQLIFERALVENCLVPDLWIRYSQYLDRQLKVKDLVLSVHSRAVRNCPWTVALWSRYLLAMERHGAEHQVISATFEKALSAGFIQATDYVEIWQTYLDYLRRRVDFKQDSSKELEELRSAFTRALEYLKQEVEERFSESGDPSCVIMQNWARIEARLCSNMQKARELWDSIMTKGNAKYANMWLEYYSLERAHGDTQHCRKALHRAVQCTSDYPEHVCEVLLTMERTEGTLEDWDIAVQKTETRLARVSEQRIKAAEKEAALALQEEEKAEQRKRTRAEKKALKRKKKPRGADKHKADEDEEEEEWGDDEEEQPNKRRKLENSVPPASDAQDQEAEMGLFGRSAPTDAKAPSKQERAAALKRDVPKVAHDSTKDSVTVFVSNLPYSLAEPDAKLRPLFEACGEVAEIRPIFSNRGDFRGYCYVEFKEEKSALQALGLDRKVVEGRPMFVSPCVDKSKNPDFKVFRYSTALEKHKLFISGLPFSCTKEELEELCEVHGTVKDIRLVTNRAGKPKGLAYVEYESESQASQAVIKMDGTTIRENTIKVAISNPPQRKVPEKPEARKGPAGPMVPRQMYGARGKGRTQLSLLPRALQRPGAPAPQAENGPAPKPAAPASTATEAPMMSNADFAKLLLRK from the exons GGGTCGAGGAGGAAAGTCTTGTCGCGGGCTGTGGCCGCTGCCACGTACAAGGCCGCGGGGCCGGGGTGCGAGGCGCCGGAGGAAGGCGTGAGCGACAGCGGTGGAGACGAGGAGGACTACGCCATGGCCTCCTCGGCCGAGAGCTCCCCCGGGGAGTGCGAGTGGGAGTACGACGACGACGAGGAGAAGAACCAGCTGGAGATCGAGCGTCTGGAGGAGCAG ctgTCCATCAACGTCTTTGACTACAACTGCCACGTGGACCTGATCCGGCTGCTGCGGCTGGAGGGGGAGCTCACCAAAGTGAGGGCGGCCCGCCAGAAGATGAGCGAGATCTTCCCCTTGACTGAAG AGCTCTGGCTGGAGTGGCTGCACGACGAGATCAACATGGCCCTGGACGGCGTGGACCGAGAGCAAGTGTACGAACTCTTTGAGAGAGCCGTCAAGGATTATATCT GTCCTGATATTTGGCTCGAGTATGGCCAGTACTCAGTTGGTGGGATTGGTCAGAAAGGCGGCCTTGAAAAGGTCCGATCTGTGTTCGAAAGGGCTCTCTCATCTGTTGGCCTGCACATGACCAAAGGACTCGCCATCTGGGAGGCTTATCGCGAATTTGAAAGTGCGGTAGTGGAAGCTGCCCGG CTTGAGAAAGTCCACAGTCTCTTCCGGAGGCAACTGGCGATCCCCCTCTATG ATATGGAGGCCACGTTTGCAGAGTACGAAGAGTGGTCAGAAGACCCGATACCAGAGGTGGTGGCGCAGAGCTATGCCAAAGCACTCCAGCAGCTGGAGAAGTACAAGCCCTACGAGGAGGCTCTG CTGCGAGCAGAGGCTCCCCGGCTGGCCGAGTACCAAGCCTACATCGAGTTTGAGATGAAGGGCGGCGATCCTGCTCGCATCCAGTTGATCTTTGAGCGTGCCCTGGTGGAGAACTGCCTGGTCCCCGACTTATGGATCCGTTACAGTCAGTACCTA GATCGGCAGCTGAAAGTGAAGGACCTGGTTTTATCTGTGCACAGCCGAGCTGTTAGGAACTGCCCCTGGACAGTCGCCTTGTGGAGTCGGTACCTCTTGGCCATGGAAAGACACGGCGCCGAACATCAAGTCATTTCTG CAACCTTTGAGAAAGCTCTTAGTGCCGGCTTCATCCAGGCTACTGACTATGTGGAGATCTGGCAGACCTACCTTGATTACCTGCGGAGAAGGGTTGATTTCAAGCAAG ATTCCAGTAAAGAACTGGAGGAGTTGAGGTCTGCGTTCACTCGTGCTTTGGAGTATCTGAAACAGGAGGTAGAAGAGC GTTTCAGCGAGAGTGGAGACCCGAGCTGCGTGATCATGCAGAACTGGGCTAGGATTGAG GCTCGACTGTGCAGTAACATGCAGAAGGCTCGGGAACTCTGGGACAGCATCATGACCAAAGGCAACGCCAAGTATGCCAACATGTGGCTTGAGTACTACAGCCTGGAAAG GGCACACGGAGACACCCAGCACTGCAGGAAAGCCCTGCATCGCGCCGTCCAGTGCACCAGTGACTACCCAGAGCACGTCTGCGAGGTGCTGCTCACCATGGAGCGCACAGAAG GAACTTTGGAAGACTGGGATATAGCTGTCCAGAAAACCGAAACGCGACTAGCTCGTGTCAGTGAGCAGAGAATAAAG GCTGCAGAGAAGGAAGCGGCCCTGGCCCTGcaggaggaagaaaaggcagaacaGCGGAAGCGTACCCGGGCTGAGAAGAAAGCgctgaagaggaagaagaagcccAGAGGTGCAGACAAGCACAAAGCAgatgaggacgaggaggaggaggagtggggcGACGACGAGGAGG AGCAGCCTAACAAGCGCAGAAAGCTTGAGAACAGCGTTCCTCCCGCCAGCGACGCCCAGGACCAGGAGGCGGAAATGGGGCTCTTTGGGAGAAGTGCACCCACAGACGCCAAGGCCCCCTCAAAGCAGGAGAGGGCGGCCGCCCTGAAGAGGGACGTGCCCAAGGTGGCCCACGATAGCACTAAGGACAGCGTCACCGTCTTCGTCAGCAACCTGCCCTACAGCCTGGCTGAGCCGGACGCCAAGCTCCGGCCGCTCTTCGAGGCCTGCGGGGAGGTGGCAGAGATCCGGCCCATCTTCAGCAACCGCGGGGACTTCCGGGGCTACTGCTACGTGGAGTTTAAAGAGGAGAAGTCGGCCTTGCAGGCGCTGGGATTGGACCGCAAGGTCGTGGAAGGGAGACCCATGTTTGTTTCCCCCTGTGTGGATAAGAGCAAGAACCCCGATTTCAAG GTGTTCAGGTACAGCACGGCCCTGGAGAAGCACAAGCTGTTCATCTCGGGACTGCCGTTCTCCTGCACCaaggaggagctggaggagcTGTGTGAGGTGCACGGCACCGTGAAGGACATCCGGCTTGTGACCAACCGGGCCGGCAAACCCAAG GGCCTGGCTTACGTGGAGTATGAGAGCGAGTCCCAGGCGTCACAGGCTGTGATCAAGATGGACGGCACGACCATCAGGGAAAACACCATCAAGGTGGCCATCAGCAACCCCCCTCAGAGGAAAGTTCCAGAGAAGCCGGAAGCCAGGAAAGGCCCGGCTGGCCCCATGGTGCCGCGGCAGATGTACGGAGC GCGGGGGAAGGGACGGACCCAGCTCTCTCTGCTGCCCCGAGCCCTGCAGCGCCCGGGCGCCCCCGCTCCTCAGGCCGAGAACGGCCCTGCCCCGAAGCCAGCTGCTCCCGCCTCCACGGCCACGGAGGCTCCCATGATGTCCAACGCCGACTTTGCCAAGTTGCTCCTGAGGAAGTGA
- the FICD gene encoding protein adenylyltransferase FICD, with product MTLAPMASVVAVTEPKWGAVSGRFLWVTLLSMALGSLLALLLQLGPTEEPCWALLRGFFLLRSKLDRPQPGARRTGPSTELSVASGAARGAALLLVQPPAAPAGRLEARAALNRALEMKRLGKREKAHKLFLHALKMDPGFADALTEFGIFSEEDKDIVRADYLYTRALTLAPHHEKALVSRGRTLPLVEEIDQRHFGIIDSKVKKVMSIPKGSSALRRVMEETYYHHIYHTVAIEGNTLSLSEIRHILETRYAVPGKSLEEQNEVIGVHAAMSYVNTTLLSRIGSVALADVLEIHRRVLGYVDPVEAGRFRTTQVLVGHHVPPHPLEVEKQMQEFIQWLNSEDAMNLHPVEFAALAHYKLVYIHPFIDGNGRTSRLLMNLILMQAGYPPITIRKEQRAEYYHVLEAANEGDVRPFIRFIAKCAETTLDTLLFATTEYSVALPEARPNHSGFKETLPVKP from the exons ATGACACTCGCACCCATGGCTTCGGTCGTGGCGGTGACTGAACCGAAATGGGGGGCGGTCTCCGGCCGCTTCCTGTGGGTGACGCTGCTGAGCATGGCGCTGGGGTCCCTGCTGGCCCTGCTGCTGCAGCTCGGGCCCACGGAGGAGCCGTGCTGGGCCCTGCTCAGAGGTTTCTTCCTGCTGCGGAGCAAGCTGGACAGGCCGCAGCCCGGCGCCAGGCGCACCGGCCCTTCCACGGAGCTCAGCGTCGCCTCCGGGGCCGCGCGGGGAGCGGCGCTGCTGCTGGTGCAGCCCCCGGCCGCTCCAG CCGGCAGGTTGGAAGCCAGAGCTGCCCTGAACCGAGCCCTGGAGATGAAACGCCTGGGCAAGCGCGAGAAGGCCCACAAGCTCTTCCTGCACGCCCTCAAGATGGACCCGGGCTTCGCCGACGCGCTGACCGAATTCGGCATCTTCTCGGAGGAGGACAAGGACATCGTCCGGGCGGACTACCTGTACACCCGCGCACTGACCCTGGCCCCACACCACGAGAAGGCGCTGGTGAGCCGGGGCCGCACGCTGCCGCTGGTGGAGGAGATCGACCAGAGGCACTTCGGCATCATCGACAGCAAAGTGAAGAAGGTCATGTCCATCCCCAAGGGCAGCTCGGCGCTACGCAGGGTCATGGAGGAGACCTACTACCACCACATCTACCACACGGTGGCCATCGAGGGCAACACCCTGTCGCTGTCGGAGATCCGCCACATCCTGGAGACGCGCTACGCCGTGCCGGGCAAGAGCCTGGAGGAGCAGAACGAGGTCATCGGGGTGCACGCCGCCATGAGCTACGTCAACACCACGCTGCTGTCCCGCATCGGCTCCGTGGCCCTCGCCGACGTGCTTGAGATCCACAGGCGGGTGCTGGGCTACGTGGACCCGGTGGAGGCGGGCCGGTTCCGGACTACGCAGGTGCTGGTGGGCCACCACGTGCCCCCGCACCCCCTCGAGGTGGAGAAGCAGATGCAAGAGTTCATCCAGTGGCTCAACTCGGAGGACGCCATGAACCTGCACCCGGTGGAGTTCGCCGCGCTGGCCCACTACAAGCTGGTGTACATCCACCCGTTCATCGACGGCAACGGGCGGACGTCACGCCTGCTCATGAACCTCATCCTCATGCAGGCCGGCTACCCACCCATCACCATCCGCAAGGAGCAGAGGGCCGAGTACTACCACGTGCTGGAAGCCGCCAACGAAGGCGACGTCAGACCGTTCATCCGCTTCATCGCCAAGTGCGCGGAGACCACTCTGGACACCCTGCTCTTCGCCACCACGGAATACTCCGTGGCATTGCCTGAGGCCAGACCCAACCACTCTGGCTTCAAGGAGACTCTGCCTGTGAAGCCCTAG